Genomic DNA from Niabella ginsenosidivorans:
AATTCCTGGGTTATGCCGAAGATAGCTTTCTCCCTTCTGAATTTAATATTACGCCCTATCTGAAGGATGGTGAAAATATCGTTTCCGTATGGGTCATCCGCTGGAGCGATGGCAGTTTCCTGGAAGACCAGGATCAGTGGCGGTTAAGCGGTATACATCGCGAAGTATACCTGATGGCGGAGCCGAAGCTGCGGATTGCCGATTTCTTTTACCAGGCAAAGCTGGATAAGCAATACAGGGATGCTGTCCTAAGCATTCGCCCGCGGCTGGAAAACCTTACAGGGAAAGCAATGCCCGGCTATCTTGTAAAAGCACAATTGTTTGATGCTTCCGGGCAACCGGTATTCAGAGACCCCCTGCAGATAAAAGCAGATTCCATCATCAATGAAATACATCCAAGACTGGACCAGGTGAAATTTGGCCTGCTGGAGGCTACTGTTGCCGGTCCGCAGAAGTGGAGCACCGAAGCCCCCAACCTGTACACGCTGGTGCTGAGCCTTGAAGACAGTGCCGGGCATACAGAAGAAGCCAAAAGCTGTAAGCTGGGATTCCGCAGTATTGAATTCCGTAAAGCGGATAGCAAGCTGCTGATCAATGGCAGGGAAACCTATCTGTACGGGGTGAACCGGCCCGATCATCATCCCGCCAAAGGCAAGGCCCTATCAAGGGAAGATATCTGGCAGGATCTTCAGACCATAAAGCGGTTTGATTTTAACTGTATTCGTCTGAGCCATTACCCGTCTGATCCTTATTTGCTGGATCTCTGCGATCAGTTTGGCATCATGGTCATTGACGAAGCCAACCTGGAAACGCACGGACTGGGCGGCAAGCTGGATCATGATCCGCGATGGACAGCCGCCTACCTGGAGCGCATCAGCCGGATGGCCCTGCGTGATAAGAACCATCCCTCGGTTATTTTCTGGAGCCTGGGCAATGAAGCGGGCAACGGCCCCAATCATGCGGCTATGGCCGGATGGGTCAAAGACTTTGATATTACAAGACCCTTACACTATGAACCCGCAATGGGCAGCCCCAAAGAAGAAGGATATATTGATCCTTCTGATCCGCGTTATCCCAAACCCAATGATCACTCGCACCGCTTGCAGAATCCCAGGGATCAGTATTATGTAGATGTGGTCAGCCGCATGTACCCTGCGCTGTATACCGCTCCGCTGCTGGTTAATCAGAAGAACGGGGATCATCGTCCCATCTTCTTTTGCGAGTATGCCCATGCAATGGGCAACAGTTCAGGCAACCTTAAGGAGTTCTGGGACCAATGGCGCAGCCTGCCCCGGGTGATCGGTGGCTGTATCTGGGAATTCAAAGACCAGGCCCTGGTAAAAAAGGACTCATTGACCGGCAAACCTTATTATGCATATGGCGGCGATTTTGGCGAAAAATATTTCGACAACTTTACCATTAAAGGGCTGGTGGCGGCAGACGGACGGCCCAAAGCAGCCATGTATGAATGCAAGCATATCTTTCAGCCTTTGCAATGTGAGTGGCAGGATGCCCGGCAACGGCTGGTAAAGATCAGTAACCGCAGCCCGGTTGTGAATGCAAAAGAGTACACGTTTGAACTGGCTATAAGGGAAAACGGGGTTGTCATCAGCAGAAGATCATTACCGGATCTGGATCTGGCGCCGGGCGATACTGTGCTATTGAACCTGCAACCCTGGCTGCCAAGGTTGAAAGCGCATACGGAATACCATGCGGATCTTTCATTTCACTTAAAAAAAGAAACGGCCTGGGCACCGGCAGGATTTGTCATTGCCAGTGATCAGCTTGCATTAACAGCATTGGTTCCCGTTCCGGGTGAAAAAGCTGCGGTAGCCTTTAAGGATGCAGGAACGGTATATAAAGTGGCGCAACCTCATTTTTCGATAGGTATTAATAAGTCCACCGGAGGGCTGTCTTCGTATATCAAAGAAGATAAGGAGCTGATCCTGCAACCGCTCCTTCCGCATTTTACAAGACCGCAAACAGATAACGACCGCAGGGGATGGAAAACGCACAGGGTCTTAAAACCCTGGTATGAATACCGGCCAGAGCTGAAAGAAATAACACTGGCAACTATTGGTGGGGTGAACGGTGTGCTGAGCCGCTACCGCCTCATTCATGATAGTGTGGAAGTGCGTGTGTTCTATTCAGCTGATAAAACAGGCAGGATAAAAATAGACTATACTTTTGTACCAAAACCGGGCCTGCCGAATGTGCCAAAAATTGGAATGCAGATGGGCATCAGTAATGCTTTCCGGCAGATCAGTTATTTCGGAAAGGGCCCGCTCGAAAATTATAGTGATCGCAGCTATGGGGCTGATGCCGGTGTTTATGACCAGGCGATTGATGATTTTATGGAACCCTATGTGGTGCCGCAGGAGAACGGGAACCGTACGGATGTGCGCTGGATGCTGCTAAGCAATAAAAAAACAGGTGAAGGCTTGCTGGTGCAGGCCGATAGCCTGCTCAGCATGAGCGCCTGGCCTTACACGGAAAAGAATATCAGCGAAGCAAAGCATACCAACCGCCTGAAAGATGCGGGCTATATTACATTGAATATTGACCTGGTACAGATGGGGGTGGGGGGAAATGACAGCTGGAGCGAGGTAGCTGCCCCCCTGGAACAGTACCAGGTTCCGGCAAAACCGTATCATTATTGTTTTTATCTTGTACCTGCGGGGAGGGAAAAAGCAGGGGCAAAAAATAAACCGTTTAAAAGTAACAGGTGATGTGTTTCAGATCAGTGATCC
This window encodes:
- a CDS encoding glycoside hydrolase family 2 TIM barrel-domain containing protein, translating into MSGLQGNGLQQNLLKISVTGLLLFSGMGSFAQLVDKTPAPVPVAPSVYSEEPYEDPLVSGINRDLSRATAYSFASVKEALNGDREKSGRYLSLNGLWDFSFALKPDDAPKDFYKQKVQGWNKITVPSNWEMQGYDKPIYKSAVYPFRPVNPPLVPKDYNGTGCYQRSFTIPKDWKDKNITLHFGGVSSAYKVWINGKFLGYAEDSFLPSEFNITPYLKDGENIVSVWVIRWSDGSFLEDQDQWRLSGIHREVYLMAEPKLRIADFFYQAKLDKQYRDAVLSIRPRLENLTGKAMPGYLVKAQLFDASGQPVFRDPLQIKADSIINEIHPRLDQVKFGLLEATVAGPQKWSTEAPNLYTLVLSLEDSAGHTEEAKSCKLGFRSIEFRKADSKLLINGRETYLYGVNRPDHHPAKGKALSREDIWQDLQTIKRFDFNCIRLSHYPSDPYLLDLCDQFGIMVIDEANLETHGLGGKLDHDPRWTAAYLERISRMALRDKNHPSVIFWSLGNEAGNGPNHAAMAGWVKDFDITRPLHYEPAMGSPKEEGYIDPSDPRYPKPNDHSHRLQNPRDQYYVDVVSRMYPALYTAPLLVNQKNGDHRPIFFCEYAHAMGNSSGNLKEFWDQWRSLPRVIGGCIWEFKDQALVKKDSLTGKPYYAYGGDFGEKYFDNFTIKGLVAADGRPKAAMYECKHIFQPLQCEWQDARQRLVKISNRSPVVNAKEYTFELAIRENGVVISRRSLPDLDLAPGDTVLLNLQPWLPRLKAHTEYHADLSFHLKKETAWAPAGFVIASDQLALTALVPVPGEKAAVAFKDAGTVYKVAQPHFSIGINKSTGGLSSYIKEDKELILQPLLPHFTRPQTDNDRRGWKTHRVLKPWYEYRPELKEITLATIGGVNGVLSRYRLIHDSVEVRVFYSADKTGRIKIDYTFVPKPGLPNVPKIGMQMGISNAFRQISYFGKGPLENYSDRSYGADAGVYDQAIDDFMEPYVVPQENGNRTDVRWMLLSNKKTGEGLLVQADSLLSMSAWPYTEKNISEAKHTNRLKDAGYITLNIDLVQMGVGGNDSWSEVAAPLEQYQVPAKPYHYCFYLVPAGREKAGAKNKPFKSNR